GAGATGAACCGAAATCCGTCTCTTTGCTCTCCCCTTAAAATTGACACCGAAATAGGCTGCCTCTGTGAGTGAGGGCAACCTGATAAAGTTAGATCAAAGCATCTGGCTGGGTGCTATTTGTTTATCAAGGTACAGGACCCCCCGGTTTAAACCAAAGAATGGTTCTACCTTAAGAAGGGCAAATAAGATAGTAACAGAGATAGGGGGAGTTGTCAAGAAAAATTATTAAAATTTATTGACACATTTTCAAAAAATATTGATGTATTCTCAAATCATTTCCCAATTCGGGATGGAAAGATGAAACCAGAATATTTCCCTCTTTAGCCAATACGATATTTTGATTAAAAGAACACAATTTTTGGATATTTTCCCCAGTTTTGGTAATATAAGGAGCTCTAATAAAAATACCTTTAAATAGAGGGGGAGTGACTCCGGTAATTTCCAATTCAACTTCAAAACTCTCAATCTGCCTACCATAGGCATTTCTCCTGACAGTGATATCAATTAATCCTAAAGTAGGTTGATGTTGTCCTTCTACCTTTTTTGCTAATAAAATCATGCCAGCACAAGTTCCGAAAATAGGAATATTAGTTTGATTATAAAGATCAATGATTCTTTCATCCAATTGACTTCTATTCATTAACCTTCCAATGGCAGTACTTTCTCCACCAGGTATTATCAGACACTTTACCTGATTTAACTCAGATTTGTTTTTTACTGGTATCACTTCCTGTCCACATTGCTTAATCATCATTAAATGCTCTAAAAATGCACCCTGTAGTGCTAAAATCCCTACTTTCATATATAATTGCTCCTTCATTCTCAACCATTGTTCAACTATTTTACTCGTTTACTCATTAAGATATTATATGTACCAAATAATTACCAGCCTCTTACCTGCATCTTTTCTTCATCAGGGATTTTGTCTATAGAGATTCCTTTTATTGCCTGACCTAATCCTTCAGAAACTCTGGCGATAAGCTTTGGATCATTATAATGTGTAGTAGCTTCTACAATTGCTTTTGCCCTCTTTTCTGGATCCTCAGATTTAAAAATGCCAGAACCAACAAAAACACCGTCACAGCCTAATTGCATCATTAACGCTGCATCAGCTGGTGTAGCGATACCCCCTGCTGCAAAATTGACTACTGGCAATCTACCTAAGGATGCAGTTTCCATTAGTAGTTCAAAAGGTGCACCGTACTCTTTGGCTTTAATGATTAATTCTTCTTTATCCAATCCCTTTATTGCTCTAATTTCCTCATTCATAC
The nucleotide sequence above comes from Atribacterota bacterium. Encoded proteins:
- the pdxT gene encoding pyridoxal 5'-phosphate synthase glutaminase subunit PdxT; protein product: MKVGILALQGAFLEHLMMIKQCGQEVIPVKNKSELNQVKCLIIPGGESTAIGRLMNRSQLDERIIDLYNQTNIPIFGTCAGMILLAKKVEGQHQPTLGLIDITVRRNAYGRQIESFEVELEITGVTPPLFKGIFIRAPYITKTGENIQKLCSFNQNIVLAKEGNILVSSFHPELGNDLRIHQYFLKMCQ